The following coding sequences lie in one Hyalangium gracile genomic window:
- a CDS encoding tetratricopeptide repeat protein yields MANSNDATSTQQAGATGPELLERAMEGFQLYEMGEYGDARRIFEELCERDPAEAYYRTALGAIFLAEDELDPALDNFNLALELNPKDSAALVNRGEVFLRLGSILEAAQDFARAVDLDPENKDPLTMRARLLAAAAIETVEAVQRNAAHSELKK; encoded by the coding sequence ATGGCGAACTCCAACGACGCCACCTCCACACAGCAGGCGGGCGCAACCGGCCCCGAGTTGCTGGAGAGGGCGATGGAGGGCTTCCAGCTCTACGAGATGGGCGAGTACGGCGATGCCCGCCGCATCTTCGAGGAGCTGTGCGAGCGTGATCCCGCGGAGGCCTACTACCGCACGGCGCTGGGGGCCATCTTCCTCGCGGAGGATGAGCTGGATCCGGCGCTGGACAACTTCAACCTGGCCCTCGAGCTCAACCCGAAGGACTCCGCCGCCCTGGTGAACCGAGGAGAGGTGTTCCTTCGCCTGGGCAGCATCTTGGAGGCTGCTCAGGACTTCGCCCGTGCCGTCGATCTGGATCCGGAGAACAAGGATCCGCTTACCATGCGTGCGCGCCTGCTGGCAGCGGCGGCCATCGAGACTGTCGAGGCCGTCCAGCGGAACGCCGCCCACTCCGAACTCAAGAAGTAG
- a CDS encoding tetratricopeptide repeat protein, protein MKIYHFKKRAPRKDEGWSRDPVRRTLEIERPTLPEMAIEEPPEELEEEPVRARPARKPEPASKAKSRASSAAPEADGRASRKGRGGQASRKAPAADDEPPQGSVAERLNTSRQLIYEGRLDEACVILERLVKLGVASGPVHTELGAIYMAQGYIERALERFEEALHLEPMDLFARVCRGEARLERGDLRLAREDLQRVLDVGTAGSPLVERAQLLLQRANEERKRH, encoded by the coding sequence GTGAAGATCTACCACTTCAAGAAGCGCGCTCCCCGCAAGGACGAGGGGTGGAGCCGCGATCCGGTCCGGCGCACGCTCGAGATCGAGCGTCCCACGCTGCCCGAGATGGCCATCGAGGAGCCTCCCGAGGAGCTCGAGGAGGAGCCTGTCCGCGCCAGGCCCGCCCGCAAGCCGGAGCCGGCGTCGAAGGCCAAGTCCCGCGCCAGCTCGGCCGCGCCCGAGGCGGACGGGCGTGCCTCGCGCAAGGGGCGAGGGGGCCAGGCCTCCCGCAAGGCGCCAGCCGCCGATGATGAGCCGCCTCAGGGCTCGGTCGCCGAGCGCCTCAACACTTCCCGCCAGCTCATCTACGAGGGCCGGCTCGACGAGGCCTGCGTCATCCTGGAGCGGCTGGTGAAGCTGGGGGTGGCCTCGGGCCCGGTGCACACCGAGCTGGGCGCCATCTACATGGCCCAGGGCTACATCGAGCGGGCCCTGGAGCGCTTCGAGGAGGCGCTGCACCTGGAGCCGATGGATCTCTTCGCTCGGGTGTGCCGCGGCGAGGCCCGGCTGGAGCGCGGCGATCTGCGCCTGGCCCGAGAGGATCTCCAGCGGGTGCTCGACGTGGGCACGGCTGGCAGCCCGCTGGTCGAGAGAGCCCAGCTGCTCCTACAGAGGGCCAACGAGGAGCGGAAGCGGCACTGA